A single Verrucomicrobiia bacterium DNA region contains:
- a CDS encoding cupin domain-containing protein, which yields MSNAKTPPAVRSKIEPARAFQLAGLVDYQSGAVVSREILKGAAGRVTLFAFDVGEELSEHTSPFDALVQVVEGEAEITIAGKPHRVHAGEAILMPAQQPHALAAVKPFKMVLTMIRG from the coding sequence ATGTCCAACGCCAAAACGCCACCCGCGGTCCGATCGAAAATCGAGCCGGCCCGAGCCTTCCAGCTTGCGGGTCTGGTGGATTATCAAAGCGGCGCCGTCGTCAGCCGGGAAATTCTCAAAGGCGCCGCCGGGCGCGTCACGCTGTTTGCCTTTGATGTCGGCGAGGAATTGAGCGAGCACACTTCGCCGTTTGACGCGCTCGTGCAAGTCGTCGAAGGCGAGGCGGAAATCACCATTGCCGGCAAGCCGCATCGGGTTCACGCGGGCGAAGCGATCCTGATGCCGGCGCAACAGCCGCACGCCTTGGCGGCCGTCAAACCGTTCAAAATGGTGTTGACCATGATCCGCGGTTGA
- a CDS encoding transglutaminase family protein codes for MQFIFETSDPNAYLSSSDVIDFQSPLVAAKLVAIRREAATDVAQARLAFEFVRDQIAHSFDLNSAAVTISASEALAGHEGICFAKAHLLAALLRGLRIPTGFCYQRVLRKGTPESGYALHGLNAVYLPSRQVWFRLDPRGNKPGVNSQFSIEREQLAYPIRPELGEVDYPYVFVAPRAEVLASMRDSADGHALFHNRPAALDPSTL; via the coding sequence ATGCAGTTCATTTTCGAGACCTCGGATCCAAACGCGTATCTGTCATCCTCCGACGTGATTGATTTTCAATCGCCGTTGGTAGCGGCCAAGCTTGTCGCGATTCGTCGCGAAGCCGCCACCGACGTGGCGCAAGCCCGATTGGCCTTCGAGTTTGTGCGCGATCAAATTGCGCACTCCTTTGATTTGAACAGCGCGGCTGTCACCATCTCGGCTTCCGAAGCCTTGGCTGGGCATGAAGGCATTTGTTTTGCCAAAGCGCATCTGCTGGCGGCTCTGCTGCGCGGCCTGCGCATCCCGACGGGATTTTGCTATCAACGCGTTCTGCGCAAGGGCACGCCGGAATCCGGTTACGCTTTGCATGGATTGAACGCGGTGTATTTGCCGAGCCGCCAAGTGTGGTTTCGACTTGATCCGCGCGGCAACAAACCGGGCGTCAACTCCCAGTTCAGCATCGAGCGCGAACAACTGGCCTATCCGATCCGTCCCGAACTGGGCGAAGTGGATTATCCGTATGTGTTCGTCGCACCCCGCGCGGAAGTCCTGGCGTCCATGCGCGATTCCGCCGACGGTCACGCCTTGTTCCACAATCGCCCCGCGGCGTTGGACCCGAGCACGCTGTGA
- a CDS encoding hemerythrin domain-containing protein, translating into MSATAIEQMSAEHRHIETVINALHAAAIQLEKQESPSVELLRKSVEFLRVYADERHHQREEALFFPLLVQRGVPPQGCPIGGLNNDHAKGRAMLAAFGERIHAYEQKQSGAGDALRRSLQEIVQLYRHHLWMEDAMVFPMAEKLVTGADNQALLDKFAALDRKLGAEVVTRLEQFATQLAS; encoded by the coding sequence ATGAGTGCAACCGCCATCGAACAAATGAGCGCCGAGCATCGGCATATTGAAACCGTGATCAACGCGCTGCACGCGGCGGCGATCCAACTGGAAAAGCAGGAATCTCCCAGTGTCGAGTTACTGCGGAAGAGTGTGGAATTTTTGCGCGTCTATGCGGATGAACGCCATCATCAGCGCGAAGAAGCGTTGTTCTTTCCGTTGCTGGTTCAGCGCGGCGTGCCGCCGCAAGGCTGTCCGATTGGCGGCTTGAACAACGATCACGCCAAGGGCCGCGCGATGTTGGCCGCGTTTGGCGAGCGCATCCACGCGTACGAACAAAAGCAGAGCGGTGCGGGTGACGCCTTGCGTCGGTCGCTTCAGGAAATCGTGCAACTCTACCGGCATCACCTGTGGATGGAAGACGCGATGGTTTTTCCGATGGCTGAAAAATTGGTCACGGGCGCGGATAACCAAGCCTTGCTGGATAAATTTGCCGCCCTGGATCGTAAGCTGGGCGCGGAAGTTGTAACGCGACTGGAACAATTTGCCACGCAACTGGCGTCCTAG
- a CDS encoding 2-oxoglutarate dehydrogenase E1 component: MVDAPVDLNHISLAWVEGLYADFLRDPASVPPEWRRYFAGLVNGDAAEKQFVARPNFTTYSVFNPPADRRTGFTHHEVSSIAGRQELVDALIRSYRMRGHIVAQIDPLEQLKATPPELDPAYHGLTEADQDRLFACVTMEPDRLLTLREIIERLRNTYCRTIGVQFMHIDNYEMRLWLQEKIERSQNRLALSRQEQLRILTRLTDAVMFEEFIRKKFIGAKSFSLEGCESLIPLLDLAIERAGEQGVDDIVLGMAHRGRLNVLANIIGKSPREIFREFEDTGAKSKDTSGGDVKYHLGYSNDWTTATGKQVHLSLCFNPSHLEFVNPVATGRVRARQDLKGDTERTRSMTVLIHGDAAFIGEGVVQETLNLSRVAGYTVGGTLHIVVNNQIGFTTRPKEGRSTMYATSVAKMLPAPIFHVNGEDPEAVAQCVLLALEFRAKFKLDVVIDMYGYRRLGHNESDEPTFTQPMLYRRIAKRKPVREGYLEHLLKLGEVTRAEADQIAEHRQAALEQNLAEARSEPGTQLNFERSRKWKNFFGGPEPVEEVATGAELSRLAALLAAQTELPADFHPHPKIVRWLETRKQMARGQHALDWAAAESLAFGTLATEGVRVRLSGEDSGRGTFSHRHAVLHDHENGQLYTPLQHLAPDQAPVDIWNSPLSETGVLGFDYGYSLDCPNGLILWEAQFGDFVNAAQVIIDQFIVSAEKKWDHLSGLVMLLPHGLEGQGPEHSSARLERFLQQAAEDNIQVVYPTTPAQYFHLLRRQALRRWRKPLIIMTPKSLLRHPQSVSTLAELAAGQFQRVIPDARPAAAATKTKRVLLCSGKVYFELAEQREKTQRNEVAILRVEQLYPFPETLLEAALRQYPETTPVFWVQEEPENMGAWREIRMRFGDRLLGRWPLALISRPRSPSPATGSAKAHKLKQAALVAAALGE, translated from the coding sequence ATGGTTGATGCGCCGGTTGATCTCAATCACATAAGCCTCGCCTGGGTGGAAGGTTTATATGCCGATTTTTTGCGTGACCCAGCTTCCGTGCCGCCCGAATGGCGCCGCTATTTTGCCGGCTTGGTGAACGGGGACGCGGCGGAGAAACAATTCGTCGCCCGGCCCAATTTCACGACTTACAGTGTCTTTAATCCACCCGCGGATCGGCGCACCGGTTTTACGCACCATGAAGTTTCCAGCATTGCCGGTCGCCAGGAACTGGTGGATGCGCTGATCCGCAGTTACCGGATGCGCGGGCACATCGTCGCGCAGATTGATCCGCTGGAACAACTCAAGGCCACGCCCCCGGAATTGGACCCCGCCTATCACGGTTTGACCGAGGCGGATCAGGACCGTCTCTTCGCCTGCGTCACGATGGAGCCGGATCGCCTGCTGACGTTGCGGGAAATCATTGAGCGCCTGCGCAACACCTACTGCCGCACCATCGGCGTGCAGTTCATGCACATTGACAACTACGAAATGCGGTTGTGGTTGCAGGAAAAAATCGAGCGCTCCCAAAACCGGCTGGCATTGAGCCGCCAGGAGCAGTTGCGGATTCTCACGCGGTTGACCGACGCCGTGATGTTCGAGGAATTCATCCGCAAGAAGTTCATCGGCGCGAAAAGCTTTTCATTGGAGGGTTGCGAAAGTTTGATCCCGTTGCTCGATCTGGCGATTGAACGGGCCGGGGAGCAAGGCGTGGACGACATCGTTCTGGGCATGGCGCATCGCGGGCGGTTGAACGTGCTCGCCAATATCATCGGAAAAAGCCCGCGCGAAATCTTCCGCGAGTTTGAGGACACCGGCGCAAAGTCCAAGGATACCAGCGGCGGCGATGTGAAGTATCACCTCGGTTACAGCAATGACTGGACGACGGCCACCGGCAAGCAGGTGCATCTCTCGCTGTGCTTCAATCCGAGTCACTTGGAATTTGTCAATCCCGTGGCCACGGGGCGGGTGCGCGCGCGCCAGGATTTGAAGGGCGACACCGAACGCACCCGCAGCATGACGGTGTTGATTCATGGAGATGCGGCCTTCATCGGCGAAGGCGTGGTGCAGGAGACGCTGAATTTGAGCCGCGTGGCCGGTTACACCGTTGGCGGCACGTTGCACATCGTGGTGAACAACCAGATCGGATTCACCACGCGCCCCAAGGAAGGGCGCTCGACCATGTACGCCACCAGCGTCGCCAAAATGCTCCCGGCGCCCATCTTTCACGTGAACGGCGAAGACCCGGAAGCCGTGGCGCAATGCGTTTTACTGGCGTTGGAATTTCGCGCGAAATTCAAACTTGATGTGGTTATTGACATGTATGGCTACCGCCGGCTGGGTCACAACGAAAGCGATGAACCGACGTTCACGCAACCGATGTTGTATCGGCGCATCGCCAAGCGGAAACCGGTGCGTGAAGGTTATTTGGAACACCTGCTCAAACTCGGTGAAGTGACCCGTGCCGAAGCGGATCAGATCGCCGAACATCGGCAGGCCGCATTGGAACAGAATCTGGCGGAAGCGCGCAGTGAACCCGGGACTCAGCTTAACTTCGAGCGTTCCCGCAAATGGAAGAATTTCTTTGGCGGACCCGAACCCGTGGAGGAGGTCGCCACCGGTGCGGAGCTGTCCCGACTGGCCGCATTGCTGGCCGCGCAAACCGAATTGCCGGCGGACTTTCATCCGCATCCGAAAATCGTGCGCTGGTTGGAAACGCGCAAGCAAATGGCTCGCGGCCAACACGCGCTCGATTGGGCGGCGGCGGAATCGCTGGCGTTCGGCACGTTGGCGACGGAAGGGGTGCGGGTGCGGTTGAGTGGTGAGGATAGCGGGCGCGGCACGTTCAGCCATCGGCACGCCGTGTTGCATGATCACGAGAACGGCCAGCTTTACACGCCCCTGCAACATCTCGCGCCGGATCAAGCGCCGGTGGACATCTGGAACAGCCCGCTTTCCGAGACCGGCGTACTCGGTTTCGATTACGGTTATAGTCTGGACTGCCCGAACGGCCTCATTTTATGGGAAGCGCAGTTTGGCGATTTCGTCAACGCGGCGCAGGTCATCATTGATCAGTTTATCGTCAGCGCGGAAAAGAAGTGGGATCACTTGAGCGGACTTGTAATGTTGCTGCCGCATGGTTTGGAAGGGCAAGGGCCGGAACATTCCAGCGCGCGTCTGGAGCGATTTCTTCAACAAGCCGCCGAGGACAACATCCAGGTTGTGTATCCCACCACACCCGCCCAGTATTTTCATCTGTTGCGACGGCAGGCGCTGCGCCGCTGGCGCAAACCGCTGATCATCATGACGCCGAAAAGTTTGTTGCGTCATCCTCAATCCGTTTCCACCCTGGCCGAACTGGCTGCGGGCCAGTTCCAGCGGGTCATCCCTGACGCCCGGCCCGCCGCGGCGGCGACGAAAACCAAACGGGTGTTGCTGTGCAGCGGCAAAGTGTATTTCGAACTGGCGGAACAGCGGGAGAAAACCCAGCGCAACGAGGTCGCGATTTTGCGAGTGGAACAGTTATATCCGTTCCCTGAAACCCTGCTCGAAGCCGCGTTGCGCCAATATCCGGAAACCACGCCGGTATTTTGGGTGCAGGAAGAACCGGAGAACATGGGCGCCTGGCGCGAAATTCGGATGCGCTTCGGCGACCGCTTGCTCGGTCGCTGGCCGCTGGCGTTGATTTCGCGACCGCGCTCGCCCAGCCCGGCCACCGGGTCCGCAAAGGCGCACAAATTGAAACAAGCGGCGCTGGTTGCCGCCGCGTTGGGAGAATGA
- the icd gene encoding NADP-dependent isocitrate dehydrogenase, which yields MAYKDVTPPAGNKISIHAGKLTVPNDPIVPFIRGDGTGPDIWAASVRVFDAAVQKAYGGQRKISWFEVFAGEASKNKFDNWLPDDTVAAFKEYLVGIKGPLTTPVGGGIRSLNVALRQMLDLYVCLRPVQYFQGVPSPVKHPEKVNMVIFRENTEDIYAGIDYQAGSVEAKKILELLRQELPAAFKKIRFGNEADAVGIGIKPVSQPGTERLVRAAIQYAITNHRKSVTFVHKGNIMKFTEGAFRDWGYELAKREFGATEVDGGPWCKIPEGKPGAGMVIKDAIADITLQQVLTRPTDFDVIATLNLNGDYLSDALAAQVGGIGIAPGGNINYLTGHAIFEATHGTAPKYAGKDVVNPGSVVLSGEMMFRYLGWTEAADLILKGLNGAIASKKVTYDFARLMDGATEIKCSAFGDNLIAHM from the coding sequence ATGGCCTACAAAGACGTTACCCCACCCGCCGGAAACAAAATCTCCATTCACGCTGGCAAACTCACCGTGCCGAACGATCCGATTGTTCCGTTCATTCGCGGCGACGGGACCGGGCCGGATATCTGGGCGGCAAGCGTGCGGGTCTTTGACGCGGCGGTGCAAAAGGCCTACGGCGGCCAGCGGAAGATTTCCTGGTTTGAAGTGTTCGCCGGCGAAGCGTCGAAAAATAAATTCGATAACTGGCTGCCCGACGATACGGTCGCGGCGTTCAAGGAATATCTGGTGGGCATCAAGGGGCCGCTGACGACGCCGGTCGGGGGCGGCATTCGCTCGCTCAACGTGGCGTTGCGGCAAATGCTGGACCTCTACGTTTGTCTGCGTCCGGTGCAGTATTTTCAAGGTGTGCCCAGTCCGGTGAAGCATCCGGAGAAGGTGAACATGGTCATCTTCCGCGAAAACACCGAGGACATTTACGCGGGCATTGATTATCAGGCCGGTTCGGTGGAGGCGAAAAAAATCCTGGAACTGCTGCGGCAGGAATTGCCAGCGGCCTTCAAGAAAATTCGTTTTGGCAACGAGGCGGACGCGGTGGGCATCGGCATCAAGCCGGTGAGCCAGCCGGGCACGGAGCGGTTGGTGCGCGCGGCGATCCAGTACGCGATCACGAATCACCGCAAGAGCGTGACGTTTGTCCACAAGGGAAACATCATGAAGTTCACCGAGGGCGCGTTTCGCGACTGGGGTTACGAACTGGCCAAGCGCGAGTTTGGCGCGACGGAAGTGGACGGCGGTCCGTGGTGCAAAATCCCGGAAGGCAAACCCGGCGCGGGCATGGTCATCAAGGACGCCATCGCCGACATCACGCTGCAACAGGTGTTGACCCGGCCGACGGACTTTGACGTCATTGCCACGTTGAATCTCAACGGTGATTATCTCAGCGACGCCTTGGCGGCGCAGGTGGGCGGCATCGGCATCGCGCCCGGTGGCAACATCAATTATCTGACCGGACACGCCATTTTTGAAGCCACGCACGGCACGGCGCCGAAGTACGCGGGCAAGGACGTGGTGAATCCGGGATCGGTGGTGTTGTCCGGTGAAATGATGTTCCGCTACCTGGGTTGGACCGAGGCGGCGGACTTGATTCTGAAAGGCTTGAACGGCGCCATTGCCTCCAAGAAAGTTACGTACGACTTTGCGCGGCTGATGGACGGCGCCACGGAGATCAAGTGTTCCGCTTTTGGCGACAACCTCATCGCCCACATGTAA
- a CDS encoding carboxymuconolactone decarboxylase family protein, whose amino-acid sequence MQPRLIYGEVAPDGQKAMLGLELYARRSGLEHSLLELVKTRASQINGCGFCLDMHTKDARAAGETEQRLYTLSVWHETPFFTERERAALAWTEAVTRVAESQVPDSVYEQARKQFSEKELVDLTLAIIAINGWNRLAISFRSVPGTYQVGQHQVKAKA is encoded by the coding sequence ATGCAACCACGACTCATTTACGGGGAAGTCGCTCCAGACGGACAAAAAGCCATGCTCGGACTCGAACTCTATGCGCGCCGCAGCGGGCTGGAACATTCGCTGCTCGAACTGGTCAAGACGCGCGCATCCCAAATCAACGGCTGCGGTTTTTGCCTCGATATGCACACCAAGGATGCCCGCGCCGCCGGCGAAACCGAGCAACGTCTTTACACGCTCTCGGTCTGGCACGAGACCCCGTTCTTCACCGAGCGCGAACGCGCGGCGTTGGCGTGGACCGAGGCCGTGACTCGCGTCGCGGAATCGCAAGTACCCGATTCCGTTTATGAACAGGCGCGCAAACAATTTTCCGAGAAGGAACTGGTGGACCTGACGCTGGCCATCATCGCGATCAACGGTTGGAATCGGCTCGCCATCAGCTTCCGCAGCGTTCCGGGCACGTACCAAGTCGGGCAACATCAAGTCAAGGCGAAGGCGTGA
- a CDS encoding ClcB-like voltage-gated chloride channel protein encodes MDSRLIGRAREFFRRHWRAAFQLRKRVVLSEEALHLVIASVVGLLGGLVNLAFFHAIELSKMIFLHRLGDPVEVAEELPHWERLTIPILGGLVAGAVLHWGLRLAGRQGTTNLLEAVVAGDGRLPMRSGLVKALSSLVSIGTGASIGREGGITQLAATLASKLGQLAHWPPYRLRLLVGCGAASGISAAYNAPIAGALFAATIVLDNISMAMFAPLVLSSAVAAVVSRSFFGIAPWYQVPAYEFANPGQLPWFVFLGILCGIMGAVFLKMIRFAKHRFAAVRVPIYVKMAIGGLAVGLLAIEYPGVWGNGYVVTNRILHNELSLQILAGLFLAKLIATVFTVGSGTVGGVFTPTLFLGASLGGLFGAGLHALDTVTELPTSAFSLVGMASVLAATTRSPFLAMIMVFEISLDYSLMPPLMLGCVVAIVMANRFEKSSIYTEPLRERGIATTGGANRLGLATAQRVGDVMIAPVPPVAENTVLPDLAKRFLTSANNFIPVIDGDRRLVGVVALQDLKEYLGAGAELRAVIASDVMRPPPPVVTPDQRLVDVLNLALASQQQNIPVVSTLKGMRLLGALSRTHVLGLFAETIAVRRKPHV; translated from the coding sequence ATGGACAGTCGGTTGATCGGTCGGGCGCGTGAGTTTTTCCGGCGTCATTGGCGCGCGGCCTTTCAACTGCGTAAACGCGTGGTGCTGAGTGAGGAGGCGCTGCATCTGGTCATTGCCAGCGTCGTTGGCCTGCTCGGCGGCTTGGTCAACCTCGCGTTCTTTCACGCCATTGAATTGTCCAAAATGATCTTTCTGCATCGGCTCGGCGACCCCGTGGAAGTGGCCGAAGAACTGCCGCATTGGGAGCGCCTGACCATCCCCATCCTTGGCGGTCTGGTGGCGGGAGCGGTGTTGCACTGGGGATTGCGCCTCGCCGGTCGGCAGGGCACAACCAATCTGCTCGAAGCCGTCGTTGCCGGTGACGGGCGGTTGCCCATGCGCTCGGGACTCGTCAAGGCGCTCTCCTCGCTCGTCAGCATTGGCACGGGCGCTTCCATCGGACGCGAGGGCGGCATCACGCAACTGGCCGCCACGTTGGCCTCGAAGCTCGGGCAACTCGCGCACTGGCCGCCGTACCGGTTGCGTTTGCTCGTTGGTTGCGGCGCGGCCTCGGGCATTTCCGCCGCCTACAATGCGCCCATCGCCGGCGCGTTGTTCGCCGCCACCATCGTGCTGGATAACATTTCCATGGCGATGTTTGCGCCGTTGGTGCTCTCGTCGGCCGTGGCCGCGGTCGTGTCCCGCAGCTTCTTCGGCATCGCGCCGTGGTATCAGGTGCCCGCCTACGAATTCGCCAATCCCGGTCAACTGCCCTGGTTCGTGTTTCTCGGCATCCTCTGTGGAATCATGGGCGCGGTCTTCCTGAAAATGATCCGCTTTGCCAAACACCGTTTCGCCGCCGTGCGGGTACCGATCTACGTCAAAATGGCCATTGGCGGATTGGCCGTTGGTTTGTTGGCCATCGAATATCCCGGCGTCTGGGGCAATGGCTACGTGGTCACCAACCGGATTTTGCACAACGAACTGTCCCTGCAAATCCTCGCCGGATTATTCCTCGCCAAATTGATTGCCACCGTATTCACCGTCGGCTCGGGCACGGTGGGTGGCGTGTTCACGCCCACGCTGTTTTTGGGCGCGAGCCTGGGCGGTTTGTTCGGCGCGGGACTGCACGCGCTGGACACCGTGACCGAACTGCCCACCAGCGCGTTTTCTCTGGTCGGCATGGCCAGCGTCCTTGCGGCCACCACCCGCTCGCCGTTTCTGGCGATGATCATGGTCTTTGAAATTTCCCTGGATTACTCGCTCATGCCGCCGCTCATGCTTGGTTGCGTGGTCGCCATCGTGATGGCGAATCGCTTCGAGAAAAGTTCCATCTACACCGAACCGTTGCGCGAACGCGGCATTGCCACCACCGGCGGCGCCAACCGGCTCGGCCTCGCCACCGCCCAACGGGTGGGCGACGTGATGATTGCGCCCGTGCCGCCCGTGGCCGAGAACACGGTGCTGCCTGACCTCGCCAAACGCTTTTTGACCAGCGCCAATAATTTCATCCCGGTGATTGACGGCGACCGCCGGCTGGTGGGCGTGGTGGCGTTACAGGACTTGAAAGAGTATCTCGGCGCCGGGGCGGAACTACGGGCGGTGATCGCCAGCGACGTGATGCGTCCGCCGCCGCCGGTGGTGACGCCGGATCAACGCCTGGTGGACGTGTTGAATCTGGCGCTGGCCAGCCAGCAACAAAACATCCCCGTGGTCAGCACCTTGAAAGGCATGCGCCTGCTCGGTGCGCTGTCGCGCACGCACGTCCTCGGCCTGTTTGCGGAAACCATCGCCGTGCGCCGCAAACCGCATGTTTGA
- the metG gene encoding methionine--tRNA ligase, which translates to MSKVFYLTTAIDYVNGQPHLGHAYEKVITDVIARAHRSFGGKVFYLTGLDEHGQKVQQAAVAEGLNPQTYCDQLAADWQAFARKLNLANDDFVRTTQPRHRKFVQAILAKLHAAGEFYTAKYKGFYSAKEETFLTEKDRRPDGTFDPAYGEVIELEETNYWFRLKPHQQWLIDYIEANPTFVQPDYRRNEVLGFLKNNELEDLCISRPAARLNWGIPLPFDPDYVTYVWFDALVNYISIPASLGDPSFDPLRLDYQPAANAPRPALWPANLHVIGKDILKFHTVFWPIMLKAMGLPLPQQVLVHGWWQKDGEKMSKTTGNVVDPVAVIDDWGVDAFRFYVIRELAIGPDGNWTDAGFKSRYHAELANGLGNLINRSLAMLKRYRKSIVPARHDELAAEVARAGAETRAHLERNELQAALITIGALVTRANQYVDHTAPFKLAKDPAQAQRLDEVLYNLVEVCRVLAVLLWPFLPQTATKIFAQLGLPGEPDQFALIAWGGLSAGHQCGDPVPLFPRRDD; encoded by the coding sequence ATGAGCAAGGTCTTTTACCTCACAACCGCAATTGATTACGTCAACGGCCAGCCGCACCTCGGCCATGCCTATGAGAAGGTGATTACGGACGTAATCGCGCGGGCACACCGCAGTTTTGGCGGGAAAGTTTTCTATCTGACCGGACTGGATGAGCACGGCCAGAAAGTGCAGCAGGCGGCGGTGGCCGAGGGGCTGAACCCGCAAACGTATTGCGATCAGCTCGCGGCGGACTGGCAGGCGTTTGCCCGAAAACTGAATCTGGCCAACGACGATTTTGTGCGGACGACCCAGCCGCGGCATCGAAAGTTTGTTCAAGCCATTCTCGCCAAACTCCACGCCGCCGGTGAATTTTACACGGCCAAATACAAGGGCTTCTATTCGGCCAAGGAAGAAACTTTTTTGACGGAAAAAGATCGGCGCCCGGACGGTACGTTCGATCCGGCATACGGCGAAGTCATCGAGTTGGAGGAAACGAATTACTGGTTCCGGCTCAAACCTCATCAGCAGTGGTTGATTGATTACATCGAAGCGAACCCGACTTTCGTGCAGCCCGATTATCGCCGCAACGAAGTGCTCGGGTTTCTGAAAAACAACGAATTGGAAGACCTGTGCATCTCGCGGCCGGCGGCGCGACTCAACTGGGGTATTCCCCTGCCCTTCGACCCGGACTACGTGACGTACGTGTGGTTCGACGCGCTGGTGAATTACATCAGCATTCCGGCAAGTCTGGGCGATCCGAGCTTTGATCCGTTGCGACTGGATTATCAACCGGCGGCAAATGCGCCGCGTCCCGCGTTGTGGCCGGCGAACCTGCACGTGATCGGCAAGGACATTTTGAAATTTCACACGGTGTTCTGGCCGATCATGCTGAAGGCGATGGGGCTGCCGTTGCCGCAACAGGTACTCGTGCATGGCTGGTGGCAAAAGGATGGCGAAAAGATGAGCAAGACCACCGGGAACGTGGTGGACCCGGTGGCGGTGATTGATGATTGGGGCGTGGATGCGTTCCGCTTCTACGTCATTCGCGAACTGGCGATTGGGCCGGATGGCAATTGGACCGACGCGGGATTCAAGTCGCGTTACCACGCGGAACTGGCCAACGGCCTGGGCAACCTGATCAACCGTTCGCTGGCGATGCTGAAACGCTATCGGAAAAGCATCGTCCCCGCGCGGCATGATGAGCTGGCGGCGGAAGTGGCCCGGGCGGGTGCGGAAACGCGCGCGCACCTGGAACGGAATGAATTGCAAGCGGCGTTGATCACCATCGGGGCGCTGGTCACGCGGGCGAATCAATACGTGGATCACACCGCGCCCTTCAAGCTCGCCAAGGACCCGGCGCAGGCACAACGCCTGGACGAGGTGCTTTACAATTTGGTGGAGGTTTGCCGGGTACTGGCCGTTTTGCTGTGGCCCTTTCTGCCGCAGACGGCGACCAAGATTTTCGCCCAACTGGGTTTGCCGGGAGAACCGGATCAATTCGCATTAATCGCCTGGGGCGGCTTGTCTGCGGGACATCAATGCGGCGACCCCGTGCCGTTGTTTCCGCGCCGCGACGACTAA
- the odhB gene encoding 2-oxoglutarate dehydrogenase complex dihydrolipoyllysine-residue succinyltransferase produces MAIELKVPAVGESITEVEIGDWLKAEGAAVAKDENLVVIETEKATVELPAPAAGRLSKILQPTGSTVKVGDVIALLEAGQIAASGKPASAPTTPATPTEPAAAARSRATPLAEKVLAEHGLQANEVAGTGPGGRVSKQDVLQYVAAHPQSAAPASASPTAAPTSAPTTPLVPATSPAISREQQVVRMSLLRRTIAKRLVAAQHTAALLTTFNEVDMSSIIALRRQYQETFQKKHGVKLGFMSFFVKAVIDGLKQFPGLNAIIRDSDIVYHNYHDIGLAVSTDRGLVVPVLADADRLSFAEIERAIIDFAQRARDGKIRPEELEGGTFTITNGGVFGSLLSTPLVNPPQSGILGMHTIQERPVAVNGQVVIRPMMYVALTYDHRIVDGKEAVQFLRRVKDGVENPERLLLEV; encoded by the coding sequence ATGGCCATTGAACTAAAAGTGCCGGCAGTCGGCGAATCCATCACCGAAGTAGAAATAGGCGACTGGCTCAAAGCCGAGGGCGCCGCGGTGGCGAAGGACGAAAATCTGGTCGTCATCGAAACCGAAAAAGCCACGGTGGAATTGCCCGCACCCGCCGCCGGACGATTGAGCAAAATTTTGCAACCGACCGGTTCGACCGTCAAAGTCGGCGACGTGATTGCCTTGCTCGAGGCGGGCCAAATTGCAGCGTCAGGCAAACCAGCCTCGGCGCCGACCACACCAGCCACCCCGACCGAGCCGGCCGCCGCCGCTCGCTCGCGCGCCACGCCCCTGGCGGAGAAAGTTTTGGCCGAGCACGGATTGCAGGCGAATGAAGTCGCGGGAACCGGCCCCGGCGGACGGGTGTCGAAGCAGGACGTGTTGCAATACGTTGCCGCACATCCGCAGTCAGCGGCGCCGGCATCTGCGAGTCCGACAGCGGCGCCGACCTCCGCACCGACCACGCCTCTCGTTCCGGCTACGTCCCCGGCCATCAGCCGCGAGCAACAGGTCGTGCGCATGAGTTTATTGCGTCGCACCATCGCCAAACGACTGGTGGCGGCGCAGCACACGGCAGCGTTATTGACCACGTTCAACGAGGTGGACATGTCTTCCATCATCGCGCTGCGTCGCCAGTATCAGGAAACCTTCCAGAAAAAGCACGGCGTCAAGCTGGGTTTCATGTCGTTCTTTGTTAAAGCCGTGATTGACGGACTGAAACAGTTCCCCGGTTTGAACGCCATCATCCGCGATTCGGACATCGTTTATCATAACTATCACGACATCGGCCTGGCCGTCAGCACGGACCGCGGCCTGGTCGTGCCGGTGCTGGCCGACGCGGATCGGTTGAGCTTCGCGGAGATCGAACGCGCCATCATTGATTTTGCGCAACGCGCTCGCGACGGCAAAATCCGACCGGAAGAACTCGAAGGCGGCACCTTCACCATCACGAACGGCGGAGTCTTTGGCTCACTGCTTTCGACGCCGCTGGTCAATCCGCCGCAAAGCGGCATTCTGGGCATGCACACCATTCAGGAACGGCCCGTCGCGGTGAATGGCCAGGTGGTCATCCGTCCGATGATGTACGTGGCCCTCACTTACGATCATCGGATTGTGGATGGCAAGGAAGCCGTGCAGTTCCTGCGCCGCGTCAAAGACGGCGTGGAAAACCCCGAACGTCTGTTGCTGGAAGTTTAG